GGTTGGACGCGCGCCTGGTCCTCGGGAGACAAGGTCCTCACCCTCTCCCACTCGAACTTCGCCGAGGACGCCGAGTACACCTTCGAGCTGTTGACGGCCAAATCGGCGGGGGGGCTTGACCTGGCCGGCTCCGCGGTGCCCAACCCCTTCACTTTCCGCACCGAGTCGCCCTGGCCGATTCTCATCGAGACAACGCCCGCCGACGGGGCCGCCGATATCCCCGTCGGGCTGGACGTGATACTGGTCTTCGACCGGCCCATGGACTCCGACACCGAGCTGGTGGACTTCACCTGCACCCCCGATCCGGGCGGGTGGGAGCTAACCTGGACCGACGACACCACCCTGCACCTGGCCCACGAGTTCTTCGCTTACGAGACGACCCACACCTTCGAGCTCCTGGACGCGGTCTCCGAAGACGGCCACCACTTCACCGATTCCATGGTGCCCAACCCCTTCAGCTTCACCACCGAGGAGTACGTGGGGGTGATTCTGGGCGACCTCGGAGCGTCGGCGTCCGACGAGGGCGTCCTCGTCAACTGGCGATTCTCGGGCGAGGAGCCGGTCGGAATCCGGGTTCTGCGCTCGGTGGAGGGTGGGCCGCCCGAACAAATGTTCGCCCAAAGTCTGCCCGGCGGTTCGACGGTTTATCTCGACCGCGAGGTGGCGCCGGGGACGGGCTACAGCTACTGGCTGGAGACCGTGGACGCCCTTGGCGTCGTCGAGCGCTTCGGTCCCACCGATAAGATACAGCTTCAGCCCGGGGCGCTGGCCTTCGGGATGGACAACCCATACCCCCAGCCGGCGGATGGCAGGGTCCACCTGAACTTCACCCTGCCCGCGGACGGCCGGGTGGAGTTGACGATCTACGACCTGGCGGGGCGGCGGGTTGCCACTCTGGTGGATGCCGAGCTGACCGCCGGGCGGCACGATGTTGCCTGGGACTGCGCGTCCGACCCGTCGGGCGTGTACCTCGTCCGCCTGAGCGCGCCTTTGGGCGCCTTGACGAACC
This DNA window, taken from bacterium, encodes the following:
- a CDS encoding Ig-like domain-containing protein; amino-acid sequence: LTLSHSDFAYGTAYTFYLTSAHSSSGRALDGSVVPNPFDFTTEYQAPYLIATDPADGALMQPVDKDIVLTFDIAMDTDTSQLTFTCSPNPGGWTRAWSSGDKVLTLSHTDFGYETYYTFTLTQAHSAYGVPLGGASVPNPFHFTTQPQAPILVETDPEDGETNVPVEADVVLTFDRAMDTNPSSLTFDCGPDPGGWTRAWSSGDKVLTLSHSNFAEDAEYTFELLTAKSAGGLDLAGSAVPNPFTFRTESPWPILIETTPADGAADIPVGLDVILVFDRPMDSDTELVDFTCTPDPGGWELTWTDDTTLHLAHEFFAYETTHTFELLDAVSEDGHHFTDSMVPNPFSFTTEEYVGVILGDLGASASDEGVLVNWRFSGEEPVGIRVLRSVEGGPPEQMFAQSLPGGSTVYLDREVAPGTGYSYWLETVDALGVVERFGPTDKIQLQPGALAFGMDNPYPQPADGRVHLNFTLPADGRVELTIYDLAGRRVATLVDAELTAGRHDVAWDCASDPSGVYLVRLSAPLGALTNRVVVAR